The following proteins come from a genomic window of Actinomarinicola tropica:
- a CDS encoding EAL domain-containing protein → MTERSEPTARPRRSQLVHTGPGAADRDQVLRERWAQYLLGGLVACIVAFWLPAEARGAVVQVAGWIAVSAGIRVSVREKGLAAHSWRLIAFAGASFLLAPLVQIAQGALTDTTDPFPSVGDVFSIAGYIFLTLGVNELTVSRRTEPDRDNLIDSLILGAGLGILIWVLVIGDYVSDPEVGAAAQVLNLVYFGFVLLVVVLTARLAVGPGARTPSFYMLASAVVLVAVADVIATFDTLDRTEGGLFLLAALPIYVLLGAAAMHPTRTRIADPVDMEIRLTWSRVTLLALALFLAPAIVLVSGIAQTSDSGRDDDLPLLVVGSLVVSVLVLARLSSLVWARERTAVRERQLRFAGLQLVTARNIDETNRVTLEAVAALAGGLDGGRASIIRVDDGVSQVVASTGHRADLALETDDPLDRHDGVLLAALDRRSPMTLLDSEPVDLPDGESSDGARCTFILPLVTQAEVRGAIVVTTPRPLEPRVLRAIEALGTEVSFAIESAALTEHLHREKSERRFRALVENSSDLILVLDQSRACIFASPVVERLLGRDEESLLGPLPLELVHEDDRDAFDALLRMARGTALDDDPSEIRLLHADGTYRWFELRARDLSDEPEIGGVVLTARDITDRHAAEQRLARSEARFRALVQNSSDVVAVIDEQAFFSYVSPAIGPMLGFDADSLVGTNVMRLLPADEVTRAMKLVDSLTPRSFEQLTLEMRLRDRDGAWRNVDVTISDMRSEAAVQGIVLNVRDVTVRRALEQDLEHKTLHDELTGLGNRVMFNSRLGRALARTEARLDQVAVLFVDVDDFKEVNDSLGHHVGDQLLIAVAERLRACLRVSDTAARLGGDDFAVLLEDTYGESEIFAVADRILAAIAQPFSVEGREISVTASIGVAIDPSRSSTGEVLLRSADVAVYLAKERGKGRYEIFQAEVHSSAFERLELRSALSSAIQNGGLALYYQPIVDLATGDVIGCEALVRWDHPERGLLPPSTFIPLAEETGLIVPLGKWVLTEACTQLRSWTDAHPQAAELKMSVNLSVRQLDTPTIVEDVGQVLHRTDLEPERLTLEITESLVMDDAAELRERLVALRESGIMLAVDDFGTGYSSLGYIQRFPVDVIKIDRSFVDRLDGPGDANSGVVRTIIDLAHGLGTTTVAEGIETDEQLASLRRLGCEYGQGFHFSRPVPAEEFVAFLRRGAGSSGSDSGVGAGRP, encoded by the coding sequence GTGACCGAGCGGTCGGAGCCCACCGCCCGGCCGCGACGTTCGCAGCTGGTTCACACCGGGCCCGGAGCGGCCGACAGGGACCAGGTGCTGCGCGAGCGCTGGGCCCAGTACCTCCTCGGAGGACTCGTCGCCTGCATCGTCGCGTTCTGGCTGCCGGCCGAGGCCCGCGGCGCCGTCGTCCAGGTGGCGGGGTGGATCGCCGTCAGCGCCGGCATCCGCGTCAGCGTGCGCGAGAAGGGGCTCGCCGCCCACTCGTGGCGGCTGATCGCCTTCGCCGGCGCGTCGTTCCTGCTCGCCCCGCTCGTCCAGATCGCCCAAGGGGCGCTCACCGACACGACCGACCCCTTCCCGTCGGTCGGTGACGTCTTCTCGATCGCCGGCTACATCTTCCTGACCCTCGGGGTCAACGAGCTGACCGTCTCGCGCCGGACCGAGCCCGACCGCGACAACCTCATCGATTCGCTCATCCTCGGCGCCGGACTCGGCATCCTCATCTGGGTGCTCGTGATCGGCGACTACGTCTCCGATCCCGAGGTGGGGGCCGCCGCTCAGGTCCTGAACCTCGTGTACTTCGGGTTCGTGCTGCTCGTCGTGGTGCTCACCGCTCGACTGGCGGTCGGTCCCGGGGCGCGCACGCCGAGCTTCTACATGCTCGCCTCCGCCGTCGTCCTCGTCGCCGTCGCCGACGTCATCGCGACGTTCGACACGCTCGATCGCACCGAGGGCGGGCTGTTCCTCCTCGCCGCCCTGCCGATCTACGTCCTCCTCGGCGCCGCGGCGATGCACCCCACCCGGACCCGCATCGCCGACCCCGTCGACATGGAGATCCGGCTGACGTGGAGCCGCGTCACGCTGCTCGCCCTCGCCCTGTTCCTCGCCCCGGCCATCGTGCTCGTCAGCGGCATCGCCCAGACCTCCGACAGCGGGCGCGACGACGACCTCCCGCTGCTCGTCGTCGGGTCGCTCGTCGTGTCGGTCCTCGTCCTCGCCCGGCTCTCCTCGCTCGTGTGGGCCCGGGAGCGGACGGCGGTGCGGGAGCGCCAGCTGCGCTTCGCCGGCCTCCAGCTCGTCACCGCCCGCAACATCGACGAGACCAACCGGGTCACGCTGGAGGCGGTCGCCGCGCTGGCCGGTGGGCTCGACGGGGGGCGGGCGTCGATCATCAGGGTCGACGACGGCGTGTCGCAGGTCGTCGCCTCCACCGGCCACCGGGCCGACCTCGCCCTGGAGACCGACGACCCGCTCGACCGCCACGACGGCGTCCTCCTCGCCGCGCTCGACCGCCGCTCGCCCATGACGCTGCTCGACAGCGAGCCGGTCGACCTCCCCGACGGCGAGTCGAGCGACGGGGCGCGCTGCACGTTCATCCTCCCGCTCGTCACGCAGGCCGAGGTGCGGGGCGCCATCGTCGTGACGACGCCCCGCCCGCTCGAGCCGCGGGTCCTGCGTGCCATCGAGGCCCTCGGCACCGAGGTCTCCTTCGCGATCGAGAGCGCGGCCCTCACCGAGCACCTCCACCGCGAGAAGAGCGAGCGGCGGTTCCGGGCCCTCGTCGAGAACAGCTCCGACCTCATCCTCGTCCTCGACCAGTCGCGGGCCTGCATCTTCGCCAGCCCCGTCGTCGAGCGGCTGCTCGGCCGCGACGAGGAGTCCCTGCTCGGCCCGCTCCCGCTCGAGCTCGTCCACGAGGACGACCGCGACGCGTTCGACGCGCTGCTCCGCATGGCACGGGGCACGGCGCTCGACGACGACCCGAGCGAGATCCGGCTCCTCCACGCCGACGGCACCTACCGGTGGTTCGAGCTGCGGGCCCGCGACCTCAGCGACGAGCCGGAGATCGGCGGCGTCGTCCTCACCGCCCGCGACATCACCGATCGCCACGCCGCCGAGCAGCGGCTGGCCCGCTCCGAGGCCCGCTTCCGCGCCCTCGTCCAGAACAGCTCCGATGTCGTCGCGGTCATCGACGAGCAGGCGTTCTTCAGCTACGTCAGCCCGGCCATCGGTCCGATGCTCGGGTTCGACGCCGACTCGCTGGTCGGCACCAACGTCATGCGCCTCCTCCCCGCCGACGAGGTCACCCGGGCCATGAAGCTCGTCGACTCGCTCACCCCGCGATCGTTCGAGCAGCTCACCCTCGAGATGCGGCTGCGGGACCGCGACGGCGCCTGGCGCAACGTCGACGTCACGATCTCCGACATGCGCTCGGAGGCCGCGGTCCAGGGCATCGTGCTGAACGTCCGCGACGTCACCGTCCGCCGAGCGCTCGAGCAGGACCTCGAGCACAAGACGCTCCACGACGAGCTCACCGGGCTCGGCAACCGCGTGATGTTCAACAGCCGCCTCGGCCGCGCTCTCGCCCGCACCGAGGCCCGGCTCGACCAGGTGGCCGTCCTCTTCGTCGACGTCGACGACTTCAAGGAGGTCAACGACTCGCTCGGCCACCACGTCGGCGACCAGCTCCTCATCGCGGTCGCCGAGCGGCTGCGCGCCTGCCTGCGGGTGTCGGACACCGCGGCGCGCCTCGGCGGCGACGACTTCGCCGTGCTGCTCGAGGACACCTACGGCGAGTCCGAGATCTTCGCCGTCGCCGACCGGATCCTCGCCGCCATCGCCCAGCCGTTCTCGGTCGAGGGGCGGGAGATCTCGGTCACCGCCTCGATCGGCGTGGCCATCGACCCCAGCCGCAGCTCCACCGGCGAGGTCCTCCTGCGCAGCGCCGACGTCGCCGTCTACCTGGCCAAGGAGCGGGGAAAGGGCCGCTACGAGATCTTCCAGGCCGAGGTGCACTCCAGCGCGTTCGAGCGGCTGGAGCTGCGGTCCGCCCTGTCGTCCGCGATCCAGAACGGCGGGCTCGCCCTCTACTACCAGCCGATCGTCGACCTGGCGACGGGCGACGTCATCGGTTGCGAGGCGCTGGTGCGCTGGGATCACCCCGAGCGGGGGCTGCTGCCGCCGTCGACGTTCATCCCCCTCGCCGAGGAGACGGGCCTCATCGTCCCGCTCGGCAAGTGGGTGCTCACCGAGGCCTGCACCCAGCTGCGGTCCTGGACCGACGCGCACCCGCAGGCGGCCGAGCTGAAGATGAGCGTCAACCTGTCGGTCCGCCAGCTCGACACGCCGACGATCGTCGAGGACGTCGGGCAGGTCCTGCACCGGACCGACCTCGAGCCGGAGCGGCTCACGCTGGAGATCACCGAGAGCCTCGTCATGGACGACGCGGCCGAGCTGCGCGAGCGGCTCGTCGCGCTGCGCGAGAGCGGCATCATGCTCGCCGTCGACGACTTCGGCACCGGCTACTCGTCGCTCGGCTACATCCAGCGCTTCCCCGTCGACGTCATCAAGATCGACCGCTCGTTCGTCGACCGGCTCGACGGGCCCGGCGACGCGAACAGCGGCGTGGTCCGCACGATCATCGACCTGGCCCACGGCCTCGGCACGACGACGGTCGCCGAGGGCATCGAGACCGACGAGCAGCTCGCGTCGCTGCGCCGTCTCGGCTGCGAGTACGGGCAGGGCTTCCACTTCTCGCGGCCGGTGCCGGCCGAGGAGTTCGTGGCCTTCCTGCGTCGCGGCGCCGGGTCGTCCGGCAGCGACAGCGGCGTGGGTGCCGGCAGGCCTTAG
- a CDS encoding pyruvoyl-dependent arginine decarboxylase has product MGEPSPGASPIDPAVAEQQVRLEIPVVPGVGSGPNELAAFDAALVDAGVADRNLIRLSSVIPPASVITEPDGPVAAPGGWGDRLYVVMAEARTSNLHDRLAAGIGWVQEPVTGRGLFVEHEGHTVEEVETHIRDSLDSLTRSRDVEFGDVHMRLSTTVCEGPAACALVVAVFDAVPWTGAPVGSEG; this is encoded by the coding sequence GTGGGTGAGCCCTCCCCTGGCGCGTCCCCCATCGACCCCGCGGTCGCCGAGCAGCAGGTCCGGCTGGAGATCCCCGTCGTCCCCGGCGTGGGATCGGGCCCGAACGAGCTCGCGGCGTTCGACGCCGCGCTCGTCGACGCCGGGGTCGCCGACCGCAACCTGATCCGGCTCAGCTCGGTCATCCCGCCCGCCTCGGTCATCACCGAACCCGACGGTCCGGTGGCCGCCCCCGGCGGCTGGGGCGACCGCCTCTACGTCGTCATGGCCGAGGCCCGCACGTCGAACCTGCACGACCGCCTCGCGGCGGGCATCGGCTGGGTCCAGGAGCCGGTCACCGGTCGTGGCCTGTTCGTCGAGCACGAAGGGCATACGGTCGAGGAGGTGGAGACCCACATCCGCGACAGCCTCGACTCGCTCACCCGCTCGCGCGACGTCGAGTTCGGCGACGTCCACATGCGCCTGTCGACCACGGTCTGCGAGGGGCCGGCGGCCTGCGCGCTCGTCGTCGCGGTGTTCGACGCCGTGCCGTGGACCGGGGCGCCGGTGGGTTCGGAGGGCTGA
- a CDS encoding AMP-dependent synthetase/ligase: protein MSETTNVSTITDEELHRRVEGATIGSRFVETARSLADRTALRWKDDDGWHEWTFSDYLDRTARVAAAYADLGVGPGDRIVLMVRNIPEFHVLDMAAYFVGATPISIYNSSSADQVRYLTEHSGACLAVVEDEGFLARFDAVRDDLPALRSIIAIHPPAGRDDLLRYEDLLGHDPCDLEAAAAACQPDDLATIIYTSGTTGPPKGVMLTHRNICWTVESLRETIQLGEYVGKRLVSYLPMAHIAERVTSHYQQAMLGFEVSCCPDPSQVAAYAGEVRPNVMFGVPRVWEKIYAGVTAALAADPEKGQKFEEAVAAARPIVEKIDWGTATEEEVATWNFLDEVAFSQVRQLVGLDQLDLAITGAAPIPAELLGWFRAIGVPLSEIYGLSESSGPMTFTPTRVKAGTVGPAIAGCDVRLAEDGEVICRGGNIFAGYLDNADATAFALQDGWLHTGDIGEIDDDGYLRIVDRKKELIITAGGKNISPANLEAALKLVPLVGQACVIGDQRPFVSALVVLDPDVAPVWARQHGIEDADDLQALADHPDVVAEVERGVAEVMEEFNNAERVKKVRILGEEWLPDSELLTPTSKLKRRGVHARYADEIGELYA from the coding sequence GTGTCCGAGACGACGAACGTGTCCACGATCACCGACGAGGAGCTCCACCGCCGCGTGGAGGGCGCGACGATCGGCTCCCGCTTCGTCGAGACCGCTCGCTCGCTCGCCGACCGCACCGCGCTGCGCTGGAAGGACGACGACGGCTGGCACGAGTGGACCTTTTCCGACTACCTCGACCGCACGGCACGCGTCGCCGCGGCCTACGCCGACCTCGGCGTCGGGCCGGGCGACCGCATCGTCCTCATGGTGCGCAACATCCCCGAGTTCCACGTCCTCGACATGGCCGCCTACTTCGTCGGGGCGACGCCGATCTCGATCTACAACTCCTCCTCGGCCGACCAGGTGCGCTACCTCACCGAGCACTCCGGTGCCTGCCTGGCCGTCGTCGAGGACGAGGGCTTCCTCGCCCGGTTCGACGCCGTCCGCGACGACCTGCCCGCCCTGCGGTCGATCATCGCCATCCACCCGCCCGCCGGCCGGGACGACCTGCTCCGCTACGAGGACCTCCTCGGCCACGACCCCTGCGACCTCGAGGCCGCCGCCGCGGCCTGCCAGCCCGACGACCTGGCGACGATCATCTACACCTCGGGCACGACGGGCCCGCCCAAGGGCGTCATGCTCACGCACCGCAACATCTGCTGGACCGTCGAGTCGCTGAGGGAGACCATCCAGCTCGGCGAGTACGTCGGCAAGCGCCTCGTCTCGTACCTGCCGATGGCCCACATCGCCGAGCGGGTCACCTCGCACTACCAGCAGGCGATGCTCGGCTTCGAGGTCAGCTGCTGCCCCGACCCCTCCCAGGTGGCGGCCTACGCGGGCGAGGTGCGCCCGAACGTCATGTTCGGCGTGCCCCGGGTCTGGGAGAAGATCTACGCCGGGGTGACGGCCGCGCTGGCCGCCGACCCCGAGAAGGGCCAGAAGTTCGAGGAGGCCGTCGCCGCGGCCCGGCCGATCGTCGAGAAGATCGACTGGGGGACGGCCACCGAGGAGGAGGTCGCCACCTGGAACTTCCTCGACGAGGTCGCGTTCTCCCAGGTCCGCCAGCTGGTCGGCCTCGACCAGCTCGACCTGGCGATCACCGGCGCCGCCCCCATCCCCGCCGAGCTGCTCGGGTGGTTCCGGGCCATCGGTGTGCCGCTGTCGGAGATCTACGGCCTGTCCGAGAGCTCCGGGCCGATGACCTTCACGCCGACGCGGGTGAAGGCGGGCACCGTCGGCCCCGCCATCGCCGGCTGCGACGTGCGCCTGGCCGAGGACGGCGAGGTGATCTGCCGGGGCGGCAACATCTTCGCGGGCTACCTCGACAACGCCGACGCCACCGCCTTCGCCCTCCAGGACGGCTGGCTGCACACCGGCGACATCGGCGAGATCGACGACGACGGGTACCTGCGCATCGTCGATCGCAAGAAGGAGCTCATCATCACCGCGGGCGGCAAGAACATCAGCCCCGCCAACCTCGAAGCGGCGCTGAAGCTCGTGCCCCTCGTCGGCCAGGCGTGCGTCATCGGCGACCAGCGCCCGTTCGTCTCCGCCCTCGTCGTGCTCGATCCTGACGTGGCCCCGGTGTGGGCCCGCCAGCACGGCATCGAGGACGCCGACGACCTGCAGGCCCTCGCCGACCACCCCGACGTCGTCGCCGAGGTCGAGCGCGGGGTGGCGGAGGTGATGGAGGAGTTCAACAACGCCGAGCGGGTGAAGAAGGTGCGGATCCTCGGCGAGGAGTGGCTGCCCGACTCCGAGCTGCTCACCCCGACGTCCAAGCTGAAGCGGCGTGGCGTCCACGCCCGCTACGCCGACGAGATCGGCGAGCTGTACGCCTGA
- a CDS encoding thiolase family protein, producing MPNAVIVDAVRTAGGKRNGKLSGWHPADLAAEVLTALAERNGLDPAQVDDVIMGCVMQVGAQSLNVGRNAVLGAGWPETVPATTIDRQCGSSQQSAHFAAQGVMAGAYDIVVAAGVEVMSLVPMGASIGQGTGFPFGPRVNERYEPQGGLVSQGIGAEMIADKWGLSREDLDAYGAQSQQRAARATAEGRFDNEIVPVAEKRLDRETGNVVETGEMVTADEGIRPDTTAESLAKLKPAFKEDGKITAGNSSQITDGASAALIMTEEKAKQLGLTPRARFHSFSVVGADPITMLTGPIPATHKVLERGGLTMADIDVTEINEAFASVVLAWEKELHPDMEKVNPNGGAIALGHPLGCSGTKLLATLLNELERTGGRYGLQTMCEGGGLANATVIERLG from the coding sequence GTGCCCAACGCCGTGATCGTCGACGCCGTCCGCACCGCCGGAGGCAAGCGCAACGGGAAGCTGTCCGGCTGGCACCCCGCCGACCTCGCCGCCGAGGTGCTCACCGCCCTCGCCGAGCGCAACGGCCTCGATCCGGCACAGGTCGACGACGTGATCATGGGCTGCGTCATGCAGGTGGGCGCCCAGTCCCTGAACGTCGGCCGCAACGCCGTGCTCGGCGCCGGCTGGCCCGAGACCGTCCCCGCCACCACCATCGACCGCCAGTGCGGCTCGTCCCAGCAGTCGGCGCACTTCGCCGCCCAGGGCGTGATGGCCGGGGCCTACGACATCGTCGTCGCCGCCGGCGTCGAGGTGATGAGCCTCGTCCCCATGGGGGCCTCCATCGGCCAGGGCACCGGCTTCCCGTTCGGCCCCCGCGTCAACGAGCGCTACGAGCCCCAGGGAGGCCTCGTCTCCCAGGGCATCGGCGCCGAGATGATCGCCGACAAGTGGGGCCTCTCCCGCGAGGACCTCGACGCCTACGGCGCCCAGTCGCAGCAGCGCGCCGCCCGGGCCACCGCCGAGGGCCGGTTCGACAACGAGATCGTCCCCGTCGCCGAGAAGCGCCTCGACCGCGAGACCGGCAACGTCGTCGAGACCGGCGAGATGGTCACCGCCGACGAGGGCATCCGCCCCGACACCACGGCGGAGTCCCTCGCCAAGCTGAAGCCGGCGTTCAAGGAGGACGGCAAGATCACCGCCGGCAACTCCTCCCAGATCACCGACGGCGCCTCGGCGGCGCTCATCATGACCGAGGAGAAGGCGAAGCAGCTCGGGCTCACGCCCCGGGCCCGCTTCCACTCGTTCTCGGTCGTCGGCGCCGACCCGATCACGATGCTCACCGGTCCGATCCCCGCCACGCACAAGGTGCTCGAGCGCGGCGGGCTCACGATGGCCGACATCGACGTCACCGAGATCAACGAGGCCTTCGCGTCGGTCGTGCTCGCCTGGGAGAAGGAGCTGCACCCCGACATGGAGAAGGTGAACCCGAACGGCGGCGCGATCGCCCTCGGCCACCCGCTCGGCTGCTCGGGCACCAAGCTGCTCGCCACGCTGCTCAACGAGCTCGAGCGCACCGGCGGCCGCTACGGCCTCCAGACCATGTGCGAGGGCGGCGGCCTGGCCAACGCCACCGTCATCGAGCGCCTGGGCTGA
- a CDS encoding cell division protein CrgA, with amino-acid sequence MSSTPPKKTPPPKKKKPTSGRVTPKGTGSGNPARRRTEGEAVEGHAGASSRYTPPDPHIEKVTAPWVVPVMFGLLLLGILVIVLNYMGVLPGGTDNWYLIGGLGLILGGIVTATQLH; translated from the coding sequence ATGTCGTCGACGCCACCGAAGAAGACGCCGCCGCCCAAGAAGAAGAAGCCGACCAGCGGTCGGGTGACCCCGAAGGGCACCGGCTCGGGCAACCCGGCGCGTCGACGCACCGAGGGCGAAGCGGTCGAAGGCCACGCCGGCGCCAGCTCCCGCTACACGCCCCCGGATCCCCACATCGAGAAGGTGACGGCGCCCTGGGTCGTCCCGGTGATGTTCGGGCTCCTCCTGCTCGGGATCCTCGTCATCGTCCTCAACTACATGGGCGTGCTGCCCGGGGGCACCGACAACTGGTACCTGATCGGCGGGCTCGGCCTCATCCTCGGCGGGATCGTCACCGCCACCCAGCTGCACTAG
- a CDS encoding anthranilate synthase component II, which produces MSARVLVIDNYDSFVYNIVQYLGELGAEPIVHRDDALTLDQIEEIDPDAVLISPGPGRPEDAGLSNEVITTFAGRVPILGVCLGHQCIGQVYGGEVVRAPQVMHGKTSLVRHEGAGVFAGLPQPLEATRYHSLIVDRDSVPDVLEITAETDDGIVMGLRHRQLDVEGVQFHPESILTSAGHDLLANFLGRARVRA; this is translated from the coding sequence GTGAGCGCCAGGGTCCTCGTCATCGACAACTACGACAGCTTCGTCTACAACATCGTCCAGTACCTGGGCGAGCTCGGGGCCGAGCCGATCGTGCACCGAGACGACGCCCTCACCCTCGACCAGATCGAGGAGATCGACCCCGATGCCGTGCTCATCAGCCCCGGTCCCGGTCGGCCCGAGGACGCCGGACTGAGCAACGAGGTCATCACCACCTTCGCCGGGCGGGTCCCGATCCTCGGCGTGTGCCTCGGTCACCAGTGCATCGGACAGGTCTACGGCGGCGAGGTCGTCCGGGCCCCGCAGGTGATGCACGGCAAGACGTCGCTCGTGCGCCACGAGGGCGCCGGCGTGTTCGCCGGGCTCCCCCAGCCGCTCGAGGCCACCCGCTACCACTCGCTCATCGTCGACCGCGACTCGGTGCCCGACGTGCTCGAGATCACCGCCGAGACCGACGACGGCATCGTCATGGGCCTGCGCCACCGCCAGCTCGACGTCGAGGGCGTGCAGTTCCACCCCGAGTCGATCCTCACGTCGGCGGGCCACGACCTCCTGGCGAACTTCCTCGGCCGGGCCCGCGTCCGCGCCTAG
- the pknB gene encoding Stk1 family PASTA domain-containing Ser/Thr kinase codes for MSDQEPTVYNGRYELHRQIARGGMADVFLARDQLLDRPVAVKVLFPQFASDPAFVERFRREAQSAANLNHPNIVSVYDWGEEGGTYFIVMEYVEGRSLAEILRTEGMLHPDRAADITTDVAAALSFAHRNGVVHRDIKPGNILIAPSGQVKVTDFGIARAFGGGNTDANLTQTGSVMGTATYFSPEQAQGRAVDPRSDLYSLGVVLYEMLASRPPFSGDSAVGIAYKHVQELATPPSQVNPRVPDSIEAITMRLLEKDPANRYPSAEDLRADLRRFREGQPVLAAGGAVAGAGAAAAATTAQPAATTAVPVTRTATTTAYDDEDDYYEEPASRTGWFIAGLVVLVAVLVALLLIFADALGIGGDDGGSGDLVEVPSVLELPQQDAIDLLEAEGFEVEVERVANVEVDQGIVFAQDPESGERAEEGSTVTITVSDGAEAFPMDDVVGSREAQAVQLLESKGLVLAENGIERRNDDEAPEGEVLEQTPPAGTNVRAGDEFRLVVSMGPERIPVPDVEGQPAAEARRILGETGFEVAERSENSESVPEGAVIRTEPGVGTETPRGDVVTIIVSDGPPPVQEVEVPSVVNQTQATAEAQLTSRGLNPQVTFANSPTVPSGSVISQSVAPGTVVPVGSNVGIVVSQGPGATTTTTEGGGGGGGGGGGGD; via the coding sequence ATGTCCGATCAGGAACCGACGGTCTACAACGGCCGCTACGAGCTCCACCGCCAGATCGCACGGGGCGGCATGGCCGACGTCTTCCTCGCCCGGGACCAGCTGCTCGACCGCCCGGTGGCGGTCAAGGTGCTCTTCCCGCAGTTCGCGAGCGACCCGGCCTTCGTCGAGCGCTTCCGCCGCGAGGCCCAGTCGGCGGCCAACCTCAACCACCCGAACATCGTCAGCGTCTACGACTGGGGCGAGGAGGGCGGCACCTACTTCATCGTGATGGAGTACGTGGAGGGCCGCAGCCTCGCCGAGATCCTCCGCACCGAGGGGATGCTCCACCCCGACCGTGCCGCCGACATCACCACCGACGTCGCGGCCGCGCTGAGCTTCGCCCACCGCAACGGCGTGGTGCACCGCGACATCAAGCCCGGCAACATCCTCATCGCCCCGTCGGGCCAGGTGAAGGTCACCGACTTCGGCATCGCCCGGGCCTTCGGCGGCGGCAACACCGACGCCAACCTCACCCAGACCGGCTCGGTGATGGGCACCGCCACCTACTTCTCGCCCGAGCAGGCCCAGGGCCGGGCCGTCGATCCCCGGTCCGACCTCTACTCCCTCGGCGTCGTGCTGTACGAGATGCTCGCGAGCCGGCCGCCGTTCAGCGGCGACAGCGCGGTCGGCATCGCCTACAAGCACGTCCAGGAGCTGGCCACGCCGCCGAGCCAGGTCAACCCGCGGGTGCCGGACTCGATCGAGGCGATCACCATGCGCCTGCTCGAGAAGGACCCGGCCAACCGCTACCCCTCCGCCGAGGACCTGCGCGCCGACCTGCGGCGCTTCCGGGAGGGACAGCCGGTGCTCGCGGCGGGCGGCGCCGTCGCCGGTGCCGGGGCCGCAGCTGCGGCCACCACCGCGCAGCCGGCCGCCACCACCGCCGTCCCGGTCACCCGCACCGCCACGACGACCGCCTACGACGACGAGGACGACTACTACGAGGAGCCCGCGAGCCGCACCGGGTGGTTCATCGCCGGCCTCGTCGTGCTCGTCGCCGTGCTCGTCGCGCTCCTGCTGATCTTCGCCGACGCCCTCGGCATCGGCGGCGACGACGGCGGCAGCGGCGACCTGGTCGAGGTGCCGAGCGTGCTCGAGCTCCCCCAGCAGGACGCCATCGACCTGCTCGAGGCCGAGGGCTTCGAGGTCGAGGTCGAGCGGGTCGCCAACGTCGAGGTCGACCAGGGGATCGTCTTCGCCCAGGACCCCGAGTCCGGCGAGCGCGCCGAGGAGGGCTCGACGGTGACGATCACCGTCAGCGACGGTGCCGAGGCCTTCCCGATGGACGACGTGGTCGGCTCCCGCGAGGCGCAGGCCGTCCAGCTGCTCGAGTCGAAGGGGCTGGTCCTCGCCGAGAACGGCATCGAGCGGCGCAACGACGACGAGGCGCCCGAGGGCGAGGTGCTTGAGCAGACCCCGCCGGCCGGCACGAACGTGCGCGCCGGTGACGAGTTCCGCCTCGTCGTCTCGATGGGCCCGGAGCGCATCCCCGTGCCCGACGTCGAGGGCCAGCCTGCCGCCGAGGCCCGCCGGATCCTCGGCGAGACCGGCTTCGAGGTCGCCGAGCGGAGCGAGAACAGCGAGTCGGTGCCCGAGGGCGCCGTCATCCGCACCGAGCCGGGCGTCGGCACCGAGACCCCACGGGGCGACGTCGTCACGATCATCGTGTCCGACGGGCCCCCGCCGGTGCAGGAGGTCGAGGTCCCGAGCGTCGTCAACCAGACCCAGGCCACCGCCGAAGCCCAGCTGACCAGCCGCGGGCTCAACCCGCAGGTCACGTTCGCCAACAGCCCGACCGTGCCGTCGGGCTCGGTCATCAGCCAGAGCGTCGCCCCCGGCACCGTGGTGCCGGTCGGGTCCAACGTCGGCATCGTGGTGTCGCAGGGCCCGGGCGCGACGACCACCACCACCGAGGGCGGCGGCGGTGGCGGCGGTGGTGGAGGCGGCGGGGACTAG